The region TTACGAGCTGTTTCATATCCACATTCGGAAATGCATCTCTTCTCAATCCCAAGAGAGAAACAAGTCCTGCCAAAACGATGAAGACCATTCCCAAATACAGGAAGAGTCTATTGTGAATAAACGATTGTATGATTGTTCTCATAGTTTTTTCTTTTTATCTAGTATTTTTCCCATCAACAGGCTCCAGAAGTCCGTTCCACTGACTCCAAGCCTGTCTCATAAAACTCTTATCCCAGGTTTCATTCGAAGAAAGCATCATCTTCGGCAATCGATCCCATGAGCACCCTGGAAATCGATGATGAATCCTATGATAGTTGAAATGAAGAAAGAACGCGCTTACCCAATGAGGAAGTGTCAGGTTGTACGCGGAATTCTTATCGTTAATCTCCTTTCCGTAATGATATGCATTATCAAAAAATGATATAAAGAAAGACCTCATCATTAAGACGAATACAAGGATCAGCCAGTTCTTTCCAAACAACCAAAAAGAAGGAATATAAAAGAGAAGCACCCAAATCATATCCTTTCTCAATTCTCCTAACACTTCCGGCCTGTAGATCCATTTAAAGAAACCTTCTTCGATCGGATATTCGCTGATCTTGGATGAGATCGGCTTAGTCCATGAAACGGGAAGCGCAAATAATAGTCCCGTCCCGACTTCGAAAAGATAGGTCGCAATCGTAATTCTAAAATAATAATTTAGACTCTGTATCCATCTAGGTTTCCAAGAAGAAGGATCATAAAATTCTATTCTATCTCCAGGTTCTCGATTGAATTTATGATGCATTAGATGACTAGATTTTAGCACAGCGTAAGGAGCACCGAATGCTACACAGAGTAGTCTTCCCCAAAAATGATTCACACTTCTTTCATTCGAGAAGTTACCGTGAATGCTCTCATGGATCAAATTCCAAAACGTATAAGAAAGAGGCCCTAAGAAGATCGCAAATAGCCAAACCAACCGCAGATCAACGCTCCAATAAGAGATAGCAATCGGAAGAATATAATGAAATCCTATGAATACAAGAAGGATAAGAACCGACAATCTTCGATTCAATGTATAAGGTAGCTCTCGAATGGGAAGGGATGCTTCCATAGGGATACAAGGAGATCTAGGCGAATTTTCTGCAACCACCTGTTGAGAAAGAAATGGGAAACGACGGTCGGTTTGGAAAAAAATTTCGTAGGACCTCCTACAAATTTCCAAAAACGATTCTTTGAATTCTTCTTTTCCTAAAAAAATCGACTCCAAGAATCGAGCAGAGGGTCCAAAACATCAATATGAGTTTTTTCTTGAGAGCATCTATCCTTTCCCTTGCCTTATTCTTTTCTGCCTTTTGTTTTCCGTTAGATCCGGATAGAATCAAGTCGCCCAGCTATAAAGAAGGAAGATATCATAATATAGATCCGGACGAACAGCTCCAAGGAAAGTCTCCCATCGATATCATGAAATGGAAATTCTTTGGACCTAAGGATCCGCCCACTGTACAAGGTTTAACAGAAGAGCTTCCACTTGTTTTAGAAAGAACTGCCAAGGATCTAATCGCTCCGGAAGGAAAGATTAGAGTGGTATGGTTCGGACATGCTACTGTTTGGATCTCCTCGACAGAGAATGGAAAGACTGTTAATGTGCTAACGGATCCAATCTTCGAGTCTCCTATTTTTGTGACTCGTTTGGTCAAGCTTCCTATACCGAAGGAGGCACTTCCCCAAGTAGACTTCGTCGTAGTAAGTCACGCACATCGAGACCATCTAGACCGGGACACTCTTCGATTCTTGAAGAACAAGAATCCAAAATTGCAAATCCTATTGCCTTCCGGAATGAAATCCTTCTCAGAGAGTGAAGATCTGGGGCAAACTATTTCCCAGGAACTAGGACAGGCCACGATAAAGGATTCTGTTAAGATCACCTTCCTTCCCGCCCACCATTGGAGTAGAATGGGAATCTCGGATACAAATCAATATTTCTGGGGAAGTTATGCATTCGAATCCCAGAATAAGATCGTATACTTTGCGGGAGACACAGGCTATTCTTCTCATTTTAAAAATATTTCCGAAAGACTCGGAAAGCCTGTCGATCTGGCGCTTCTACCGATCGGAGCCTATAAGCCTAGATGGTTTATGAAATACGCACATATCGGCCCAGAAGAAGCATTACTTGCAAGTAAGGATTTGAATGCGAAATCGTTTGCTCCTATCCATTGGGGCACCTTCCCTCTTGGAGACGATCTTCCTCAAGAACCCTTGCTAGACCTCAGACAAAGATTGGCGTTTCCTGAATCTCCGGATATCAAAGGATTATATCCTCTTTACACTGGGATTTCCTGGGGAGTTAAGGACGGGGTCCGTATTCTTCCCTGGACTATCGGAAGCGGGATCGATTTATAATCAGTTCCGAAAAAAAATAGCCTCCCCAATTCGGTTATGGATTCTGGTATGGAACCAGGCTGCTGTGGAGGCCTCCCCAAATGCGTTTAAACAAAGAAATTTTAAAAACCCAAATATCTAAATTAATTTATTATGTTTTACTAATAATCTTATCGGCGATCACTCTTCCTGTCTTCGCCGTTGGAGGAGAAGAGCAGGCGACTCCCCTCACCTCAGTGGAGGCAGAAGAGCAAAGGCTGGAATCCTTAAAAAAGAAGGCCGAAGCGGAAAGAAGGGTCGATCAAAGAAAAGGCCGCTGGTCATTTCAATGGGGTTACAACCGCGATTCTTATACGCAGAGTGATATCAATTTCAGAGGTCCTGGGTATCATTTTACTTTGAAGGATGTGGTCGCCAGGGACCGTCCCGAAAAATTCGACCCGGGTGTTTACGCAAACCCCACTCTCTTAGAGATCCCGCAGTACAATTTTAAGTTCACTCGTTATCTCACTGACAACTTGTTTATCTCTTTCGGACAGGATCACATGAAGTATGTGATGTCCAAAGGACAGGCAGCAAACATCAGCGGATACATCAGCCCTTATGCGATCGACAGAGCAAGGCTTGCGACTTCTTTCGAATCGGCTCCTTATATTTTACTTTTTCCGAACCATTTGGATCAATTCGCAGGATTCCATAACGGGGAAAGTATCAATATTACTCCCGACTTACTGAAATTCGAACACACAGACGGACTCAATTACTTCTTCTTAGATATAGGGTATGTTGCTTCTCTCTGGGTTTCTCCCAATGGCGAAAATGCATTGAGCTTAGTGGGTTCCATAGGAGGAGGTCCTGTGATCTGCAGAAGCGACGTCCGTCTATTTGGAGAAGGAAAGAACAATCACTTTCACCTCTCTGGATACGGGGTCTCCGGTTATTCCGCACTAAGACTGGACTTATTCAAATCCTTCTTCATGGAATTTGGAGCTAAGGGAGGCTATATAGATTTGCCGAGCATTCTTACAAACGGAAGAGCCGGAAATAGAGCCTCTCAAAATTTCGGCTTTGTAGAAACGATCGTTTCCGCAGGGATTAATTTTTAAGTTTTCATAATATGATTTCGGGACTCCAAGGCTCTATACGAAAATTAGAAGTAGGCTTCGTGCATCTGGACGTGCACGGAGTCACTTACGAGATTACGATTTCCTTTAAGACCTATTGGGAATTAAAGGAATTGTCTGCTTCCGGGGCAAAAGAGATCCGACTCCATATCCATCATTCCATCACAGAAAGAGGGCAGAAACTTTTCGGATTCCTACAGGAGAGAGACAAAGAATTCTTTAAGGTAATGAAGGGACTCCATGGGATCGGAGAAATGACCGCTCTCAAGGTCCTTTCCTTCTTCAGTCCTTGGGAATTGCATAAGATCGCTTCCTCCGGAGAACCCAAAGATCTAGAAAAGATCCCGAAGGTCAGAGCCAAAACTTCTGAAAAGATTTTCTTTGAAGTAAAGCAAAACTTAAAGAAGTTGGAACTCTTCATGGAAGCTTCTCCTGGAGAATCTGCACCTCCGGATATCGCAACCAAAGGCCTGCCTTCTTCCGAAGATAGATTCAAAGAAACTGCAGTGCAAGCCTTGGTCCAACTTGGTTTTGATGATAAATCCGCTCTCAAGGAAGTGGAGAAGACTCTGAAAAAACAATCTTTCTCCGACACCGGAGAACTGATCCGAGAAATACTGAAGAATCTGTAAGCTACTCCCCATTTATAATATTTATGGAATCACTTTTCCGGGGAATATTATAAAAACATAAAGATTTCATTTGACGTCGCTTCGGAAATTTCTTAGGTTTCGGGCGAGGTACAAATACACATGGGCAAAATTCACCAGAAAGCCGAAATCGAAAACACCTTGGATCTATTAGCTTGCAAAACGGGAGAACTTCCTCAGGAGAAGGTCCGTAAAGTTGCGTTGGAATTTTTAGTAGATACCGGAGCGGCAATGGTTTGCCTTCCGACAAACATGATTCAATCTCTGGGCTTGCAACCACTCTATAAACGATTGAGCCTGACAGCAAATGGCACCGTCGAGGCCTGGATCTTTTCTCCCGCTCAAATCCGTATCTGGGATAGAGAATGCAATATGGAGATTATGGAGGTTCCTAACGGCACTCCTCCCTTACTCGGTTATCTCGCTTTAGAAACTTTGGACCTATATCCAAATCCGAAAAAGCAAATCTTAGAAGGAAACCCAGCGCATGATGGAAGAATGGTGATCGATCTTTTGGTCGCTTGATCTTAGATCCTTCACTGCTCGAAAAATGTCTTATCTCGAAAGGACCCAGTACACTGCGAGACCCAAATAGTTTCCAAGAGCATAACCGATTAATCCGGTCAGAATTCCGAGCACAAGCACTCCCCTATTTCCAATAGCAGCTGCTACCGAAGGAACAAAGGCCGGCCCATATAAACTCGAAACCGAAGTGATAATCCAAGTATCCACTGGGATCTTAAAAATAATTCCGAATAAAAGATGAAGCAGGATCGAGCCGGACAATGTAGCAATAAGGATCAAAAACACATTCGGTGCATGTTCCACAAGCGCTCTAAGATCCGCCAAGAAACCGATAGCAACGGAGAATATTAAAATAAAATAATATCCCACCGGATATGTATTCAGATTTCTTACTTTCTTGGAGAAGGAAATCCCAATCCCCCATGTGCTGATTCCCAAAAGAATGAAAGGCGCAGACATAGCACCGAATATCCCTAAAGACACTCCTATAGAAAGCGCAAATCCAAAAACCGCCAAAACAATTCCAAGAAAGCCGCGAAGCACCGCGCTTTTTGGAAAAGCATCAACAGAAGAATCTTCGTCCGGAGAGGGGACAATTTCTTCTTCTCGTTTTAAAAAAACTGAATATACGCTTTTGGCAAAACTCAATAAGAATAAAAGATATGCCCCGCCGGTAATCACATCCGCAGTGTTTACCAACGCAATCGTAGAACGATTTGTATCCAAGGCGAGACCGATCGCATTCAAGTTCGGAGTTCCTCCTGTGTACAACCCAGCGAGCATCCCTTGTATCTTAGAAGATTCAGGATGCAAATATCCTAAGGAAAGTCCCACTGCAATCGAAGCAATGCTTACGGAGAGACAGGATAAGAAGAAAGAAAACAAGGCAGGCTTCGCTTCTCTAATCCCCTTCAAGAAATCAGAAGACCCGAGTAGAAGAGGGATCGCGATCGGGATGGAAATTTCAGAGACTGTCTCTATGATTTTCTTCGGAAGCAAGGATTCCGGTAATAGATTCCCTAAAAGAATACCGGCAATATAGCAAAGAACCACAGGCCCCAAAATCCCGAACCAGTGAAAACGCTTAGCCAAATGTTCCGCAATCGCAGGAAATCCGAACAGAAATACTACGAATACAAGGCTAAGAAGAATGTAGATCGGATCAGACATTTAAAAAATTCCCCAGGGAAAATCCACCTATCTGGATATAAGATCCAGAATTCGAATTCCGCGCACTCTATAATTACAGATTTTATTCTGCTATAGCGAATTTACGAATCGATCTGTGCAATATTTTAGAACAAGGATCAATTCTATTAAAATAGGGATTTGAAAGAGTTCCCACAGATTTGCACCTAAAATCTGGTGGAAAGCCAGGGAAATTTGTGATATTAGGTCGCATTGCCTGGCCGGGGTACCACCGACCAGCCCCCGCCCAATGCAGGGTGGGGAAAAAAACCCCAAACCAACCGCCGGTCGGAAAAAAGCTTGTAAGAATTAGTTCATATTCAAAGTAATATACTTTATGAATAAACTATTAAACTCTAAATTAATAGATTCAAAAGGAAGAATTTTATGTTAGAAACACTCCTCGCAACCAGCAACGATATCGTTCCCCTGGTTTTAAGACTTACCCTGGGATTGGTCATCTTCCCACATGGCGCTCAGAAGCTACTCGGTTGGTTCGGCGGTTACGGCTTTAAAGGAACCTACGGATATTTTACTCAAACCGCAGGTTTACCAGGAATTGTCGCATTTCTAGTGATTATTGGCGAATCCTTGGGCTCAGTTGCCCTGGTCCTCGGACTTATCACTCGCTTCTCTGCAATTTCTATTGGGATCATCATGCTGGGAGCAGCTCTGATCGCACATAAGCCACACGGATTCTTTATCAACTGGCAAGGGGCTCAAAAAGGAGAAGGATTCGAATTCCATATCCTCGCCATCGGTCTTGCGATCGCACTTGCAATCACTGGAGGGGGAGCCTACTCTCTCGACCTTCTTTTGGGATCTTATCTCTAATTTCCCATCCAACCAAATTCGGTTATGGAAAAGGCTCCTTTGGGAGCCTTTTTGTTTTGTAGGATCTCCTTCTTCCATTCATCAAGCCGACCAGAGCACATCCGTTTCCCATTTCTATGCAGAGTTCGAACTTCCTTATGGAAAGGGGATAGACAGGATTCTTCCAGGTAAAATCCTTAGAAAAAGCATTCCCATTAAGACCTCACACCCAAAAAAATAAGGTTGATTCATGAAAATTCACGAGTACCAGGCAAAGGAAATCCTGAGACGCCATAACGCCAAAGTTCCTTTCGGCGTAGTAATTGATAAGAAAGAAGACGGAAACAAAGCCTATGAGGAAGTCATTTCCAAGACTGGCGGTTCCGTAGTTGTTGTTAAGGCCCAGATCCACGCAGGTGGACGCGGAAAAGGCGGCGGAGTTAAAGTTACCAAAACCAAAGACGACGCAATTGCCGCTATCGACAAAATCCTCGGCATGCAACTCATCACTCCTCAAACAGGAGCCGAAGGAAAGAAAGTTTTAAAAGTATATTTAGAGCAAGGGATCAATATCGCAAAAGAATACTATATTAGTATCCTTTTGGACCGCGCGATCCGCAAAACTATCATCATGGCTTCCACTGAAGGTGGAATGGAAATCGAAGAAGTTGCTGAAACTCATCCTGAAAAGATCCTAAAGATCGCAATCGATCCAGGCATCGGACTGCAAGCGAACCAAGCCTCCCAATTGGCTTTTGATCTAGGACTTCCAGCAGAATCCCATAAATCTTTCAAGGCTCTTCTCTCTTCCATCTACAACGCGTATATTAAAGAAGATGCATCCTTATTAGAAATCAATCCTCTCATTCTTACCAAAGAAAATGAGATCGTAGCAGGAGACTGCAAGATGGATCTGGATGAGAACGCTCTGTATCGTCATCCTGAAAACGCAGCATTCAGAGATATCTCTGAAGAAGATCCTCTCGAAGTCCAAGCGAGCGAATACAATATCAACTACGTCAAGTTAGACGGTAATATAGGTTGTATGGTAAACGGAGCCGGACTCGCAATGGCCACCATGGACATCGTGAAGTTGGCTGGAGCAGAACCTGCAAACTTCCTAGACGTGGGCGGTGGAGCAAACGTAACCACTGTTACCAACGGATTCAAACTGATCTTAGGCGATCCGAACGTAAAAGGAATCTTTATCAATATCTTCGGCGGTATCGTTCGTTGTGACCGAGTCGCTCTTGGGATTATCGAAGCAGCTAAAGCAGTAAATATCCATGTTCCGTTAGTCGTTCGTCTGAAAGGAACCAACGCGGAAGAAGGAAAAAAGATCCTGAACGAATCCGGACTGAACATCA is a window of Leptospira semungkisensis DNA encoding:
- a CDS encoding fatty acid desaturase family protein; this encodes MEASLPIRELPYTLNRRLSVLILLVFIGFHYILPIAISYWSVDLRLVWLFAIFLGPLSYTFWNLIHESIHGNFSNERSVNHFWGRLLCVAFGAPYAVLKSSHLMHHKFNREPGDRIEFYDPSSWKPRWIQSLNYYFRITIATYLFEVGTGLLFALPVSWTKPISSKISEYPIEEGFFKWIYRPEVLGELRKDMIWVLLFYIPSFWLFGKNWLILVFVLMMRSFFISFFDNAYHYGKEINDKNSAYNLTLPHWVSAFFLHFNYHRIHHRFPGCSWDRLPKMMLSSNETWDKSFMRQAWSQWNGLLEPVDGKNTR
- the ruvA gene encoding Holliday junction branch migration protein RuvA, encoding MISGLQGSIRKLEVGFVHLDVHGVTYEITISFKTYWELKELSASGAKEIRLHIHHSITERGQKLFGFLQERDKEFFKVMKGLHGIGEMTALKVLSFFSPWELHKIASSGEPKDLEKIPKVRAKTSEKIFFEVKQNLKKLELFMEASPGESAPPDIATKGLPSSEDRFKETAVQALVQLGFDDKSALKEVEKTLKKQSFSDTGELIREILKNL
- a CDS encoding DUF819 family protein, translated to MSDPIYILLSLVFVVFLFGFPAIAEHLAKRFHWFGILGPVVLCYIAGILLGNLLPESLLPKKIIETVSEISIPIAIPLLLGSSDFLKGIREAKPALFSFFLSCLSVSIASIAVGLSLGYLHPESSKIQGMLAGLYTGGTPNLNAIGLALDTNRSTIALVNTADVITGGAYLLFLLSFAKSVYSVFLKREEEIVPSPDEDSSVDAFPKSAVLRGFLGIVLAVFGFALSIGVSLGIFGAMSAPFILLGISTWGIGISFSKKVRNLNTYPVGYYFILIFSVAIGFLADLRALVEHAPNVFLILIATLSGSILLHLLFGIIFKIPVDTWIITSVSSLYGPAFVPSVAAAIGNRGVLVLGILTGLIGYALGNYLGLAVYWVLSR
- a CDS encoding MBL fold metallo-hydrolase, whose translation is MSFFLRASILSLALFFSAFCFPLDPDRIKSPSYKEGRYHNIDPDEQLQGKSPIDIMKWKFFGPKDPPTVQGLTEELPLVLERTAKDLIAPEGKIRVVWFGHATVWISSTENGKTVNVLTDPIFESPIFVTRLVKLPIPKEALPQVDFVVVSHAHRDHLDRDTLRFLKNKNPKLQILLPSGMKSFSESEDLGQTISQELGQATIKDSVKITFLPAHHWSRMGISDTNQYFWGSYAFESQNKIVYFAGDTGYSSHFKNISERLGKPVDLALLPIGAYKPRWFMKYAHIGPEEALLASKDLNAKSFAPIHWGTFPLGDDLPQEPLLDLRQRLAFPESPDIKGLYPLYTGISWGVKDGVRILPWTIGSGIDL
- a CDS encoding DoxX family protein, which encodes MLETLLATSNDIVPLVLRLTLGLVIFPHGAQKLLGWFGGYGFKGTYGYFTQTAGLPGIVAFLVIIGESLGSVALVLGLITRFSAISIGIIMLGAALIAHKPHGFFINWQGAQKGEGFEFHILAIGLAIALAITGGGAYSLDLLLGSYL
- a CDS encoding retropepsin-like aspartic protease, giving the protein MGKIHQKAEIENTLDLLACKTGELPQEKVRKVALEFLVDTGAAMVCLPTNMIQSLGLQPLYKRLSLTANGTVEAWIFSPAQIRIWDRECNMEIMEVPNGTPPLLGYLALETLDLYPNPKKQILEGNPAHDGRMVIDLLVA
- the sucC gene encoding ADP-forming succinate--CoA ligase subunit beta, encoding MKIHEYQAKEILRRHNAKVPFGVVIDKKEDGNKAYEEVISKTGGSVVVVKAQIHAGGRGKGGGVKVTKTKDDAIAAIDKILGMQLITPQTGAEGKKVLKVYLEQGINIAKEYYISILLDRAIRKTIIMASTEGGMEIEEVAETHPEKILKIAIDPGIGLQANQASQLAFDLGLPAESHKSFKALLSSIYNAYIKEDASLLEINPLILTKENEIVAGDCKMDLDENALYRHPENAAFRDISEEDPLEVQASEYNINYVKLDGNIGCMVNGAGLAMATMDIVKLAGAEPANFLDVGGGANVTTVTNGFKLILGDPNVKGIFINIFGGIVRCDRVALGIIEAAKAVNIHVPLVVRLKGTNAEEGKKILNESGLNIIGEDDLRTAAKKVAEAIK